In the genome of Methanococcoides burtonii DSM 6242, the window AGTCCATGCTGGAAAACCAAATCTATTAGCCTCTATCACCGGTACACCAATGAGTACTATCACAAAAAAGAATAGGAGAAGTATGCCTAATGTGGCGAGAATCGAAATGAGAAGAACGCCAGAAAGATACCTGTCATACCCCATATTCAGCCTGGACCTTAGAAGGTCCCGCCTCAAATTAAAATACTTTGAACGTTTGTCCACATAGTATTTACCAAAGAGCGCAAAAGCTATACTGAAATATTTATCCATTCAGATCCTGCCTTACAAGTTTCATTAATGTTTCAGGCTCACGCTTATGCGCAACCACTATCTTAGAGAAGTCTCTGAAGTAGGTGATATTCTTCAAGCGCGCCCATTCAATGACGTCTTGGCGTTCCTGCAATTCTTCCTTGACCTTAACATCATCCCAGCCTCTTGAATCCATTAGATCATCTAGAATGTAGGAACGACCTGAATACTGGAATAAGTCCTTTGACGCGTTCCATACAAATACCTCGTTCGTTAGAAGTTCACCAGTTCTCGGATCAACCCCTATGATCTCAGTAAGCGATTTACACCTCCTTACCCGCTCATCCCCAACTTTCACCTGTGCCTGAATTGCCACAATATCAAGTGCCTGTATCATGATCCTGGGAACATTGATAGGAGGATTCTCAAGCCTGTGCACGATTGATTGTACGGAATCTGCATGCATGGTAGAAAATGTTGTGTGTCCTGTGGACATCGCCTGGAAAAGCACATATGCTTCAGCACCCCTAACTTCACCCACAAGAATAAATTCTGGACGCTGACGAAGTGCAGCCTTTAAAAGTTCATACATTTCAATAGAACCTTTATTTTCACCTCCAAACGCTTCACGTGTGACTCCAGGTATCCAATTCGGGTGAGCAAGGTTCAATTCTCTTGTATCTTCGATCGAAACAATTTTCATTTCAGGCTGAATAAAAGTAGAAACAGCATTCATCGCTGTGGTCTTGCCTGAAGCAGTGCCACCCGCGAAAATGAGACTCCTACTTGAATCAACAGCAAGCCATAGATATGCCAGCATTGCATTCGAAAATGTATGATAGCTTAAAAGATCGGAAGGTGTGATTGGATTCTCATTGAATCTACGAATAGTGAACGTACTTCCCCTTGTAGTAATCTCCCTTCCAAGAGTCATCTGTATACGGGAACCATCAGGTAATGTTGCATCTAAGAGTGGATTTGCAATGGAAATGTGTTTGCCACAAATTTGAGCTAACCTTATGATCAAAGCATTTAATCCATCTTCCTCATCAAAAATTACATTTGAAGGTATAGATTCGTACTTTTTATGATAAACATAGACAGGCGTGTTAGGGCCATCACCCGAAATATCCTCGATCTCCAGATCGCGCATAATAGCATCAACTTCACCGTAGCCAAGGTAATCACGAATAATAAAATAACTGATCTTTTCACGAGTTATGGTGGTGATTCTTATCCTGTAATCGTGTAGGAAAGAATTAACATTTGACCTCAAATACTCTTCGGAATCAATTCTGTTCATACTTTTCAGATGAGTATCCATAACTTCACCAAGACGTTCTTTTACCATCTTGAAAAGTTTTGTTTCCTCTTCTGAGAGTTCAGGTTCAAGTACCTGATATAAATATTCATGAATTTCGGGATTATAAACTACCCTAATGTAAGAATATGGCGGGTTCACATTATAGAATTCAATTTCATCATAAACAGAATCTTCTGGGAGAGTTATTTCCACAAGAGGACCATGTATTGCAATATCATAATCATCCATTTCAAAAGATTTGGCGCGAACCATATTCAAGAACTTCTGGATGAACGATTCAGGTTTGATCTCAAGGGGGAGAACCTCTGGAATAGGGTGCTCTGAAACAATTTCTTTCAGGGTCTTTTCCCATGCAGAACTAATCTCGCCTGATAAATTGGTGCTTTTATCAATATTTTTTTTCTTAAAATTGAGTAATTCCCCAATATCACTCTCTAACTCTTCTTGAGAAAGGAGCTCGGTCTGAGAATCAGCTTCCACAATCTCTACAATATTTGATAATATGTCTTCAGGAGGTTCACTTGTACCTACTTCTGAAGATTTATCCAAGGGCAAACCGTCATCCATCCCATCGATTGCATTCATTACGATATTCTCCGCAGATACTTTTTCGTCTTTTTTTGCATCGAACTCATTATCAGAACTTTCTATCATTCTACCAAACCTTTTGTGATCGATATTCTTTATGGACCAAAATAGAGGGACTTCCCCATAATATGTCTTCATTATTATGCAGATCGAGTACATTGCTTACTGCAAGTTGCACAGCATTATCATCATTATTATCATCATGGTGTCGTTTTATAAAAGATTATTGGTAATATAAAAACAAAACTAGTATCAACACAACCCAGAAAGGTCAGCCAATGTAAACCTATATATCCAGAAAAATGAAAGTACTAAAGACATAAAGGTGAGACAATGCAACTAAAAGTACAACCCATTGATGTCAAAGTAGGCAAATATAAAGTGATCCTGAACACAATTGATGCTAAGGAGCTAGGTGTCCATGAAGGAGACAGGGTACGTATAAAGAACCACGTGACCCTAACAGCCATCGTAGATTTTACGGAAGATATGATATCACCTGGCATGATAGGGTTATACCATGAAGTGAAAGAGGCACTGAGTAAGGAATGGACCGAGACGGTCGAAGTATTCCCTGCTGAAAAACCAAAGTCAACCTATATTATAAGAAAGACAATGGATGGACAGAAGCTCACAAAGGAAGAGATAGACATACTCGTGAAGGACATTGTCGAAGAGAACCTTGCCGAGATAGAAATTGCTGCATTCCTTACTGCAACATATATAAACGACATGACCGATGATGAAACCGAATGGCTTACACGTGCCATGATAGATTCTGGGGACAAGCTGGAATTCGATACCCATCCAATAATGGACAAGCATTCCATCGGAGGAGTTCCCGGAAATAAGATCTCATTGCTCATCGTTCCCATAGTAGCTGCAAACGGATTACTTATCCCAAAGACCAGCTCAAGGGCAATCACTGGTGCAGGAGGGACTGCAGACCTGATGGAGATACTTGCACCTGTTGAGTTCGATGCTGCTGAGATCAAGAGGATGACCGAAGAGGTTGGTGGCGTACTTGTCTGGGGTGGTGCTACCAATATTGCACCTGCGGATGATAAGCTCATAAAGGTCGAATACCCGCTTTCAATTGACCCGCATTGCCAGATGCTTGCATCCATCATGGCAAAGAAAGGTGCCATTGGTGCAGACCATGTCGTAATGGACATACCCACCGGACCCGGTACAAAGATCAAGAACGTACAGGAAGGAAGAAAGCTCGCAAGGGACCTGATCAATCTTGGTGACAGGCTTGGTATGGATGTGGATTGTGCTCTGACCTATGGTGCCTCCCCCGTGGGACGCACTATAGGACCTGCACTTGAAGTGATCGAGGCATTGAAGGTCCTTGAGAGCTTTGAGGGACCGAACAGCTTGATAGAGAAGAGTGCATCACTTGCAGGAATGCTTCTTGAGATGGGGAATGTGGCTGGCAAAGACAAGGGATATGACCTTGCCATTGAGACCCTGAAGAACGGAAAAGCACTGACGAAGTTCAAAGAGATCATCAAGATACAGGGCGGTAATCCTGATGTGACCCACAAAGACATTTCCGTGGGAGAGTTCACTGAAGATATCATTGCCCCTAATAACGGATATATACTTGAGATGGACAACAAGCGCCTTGTTCAGATCGCAAGGCTCGCAGGAGCACCTAATGACAAAGGTGCAGGAATACTTTTGCATAGGAAACAGGGAGAACCTTTGAAAGAAGGCGATCCTGTGATGACCATTTATGCAGAGAAGAAATCAAAACTTGAAAACGCGGTCAAGAGCGCAAAGGAAAGACCACCGTTCATTGTAGAGGGAATGATGCTGGAGCGCATCCAGAGTTTCAAGGAGATATAATTATAATGCAAAAAATTGTGATACTCCGACTCGGACATCGTCCTGAGAGGGACAAGAGAATAACCACCCACGTAGGCCTTACAGCCCGCGCCCTCGGTGCTGAAGGCATGCTCTTGGCATCCAATGATAAAGGAATTAAAAATGCCATCGAGGATGTAGCCGAGCGCTGGGGAGGGGACTTCTATGTTGAAAATGATGTCAACTGGAAGAGCGAGATCGAAAAATGGAAAGAGGAAGGCGGGAAAGTATGCCACCTTTCCATGTACGGGATCAATCTTCCTGATGCTGCCGGAGAGATCAAGTTGTGCGATAAGCTCATGATAGTGGTTGGTGCTGAAAAAGTTCCAACCGAGATATACGATCTGGCTGACTGGAACGTTGCTATTGGAAATCAGCCACATTCCGAAGTTGCTGCTGTTGCACTCACAATGGACAGGATAGCACAGGAAGAGCCGCTAAAGCGCGAATTTGGATATGCAGAACTCACTATTGTTCCAATGGAACGCGGAAAACGAGTTATTAACAATGTGAAAGAAGAGTGAGAACTTCGTTTTTCACTCATCCATTATTTCACATTTATTTTTAGATTTATTCCATAACATATACATATAAGTAAATTCTTTAGAAAATCATGTCTATTTTTGATCGGCTGTTGCAATTAAATCCAAATCAAATCCCATTAGAAGATTTCTTTACAGAAATATTTACTTTTGTTTTAGAGAATGAGCAGTCATTCTTTCTCTCTTTTTTAACCCACTTTAAAATTACTGAAGCTATAGAACCAATTGCAACAATATGGACTCAGCAAACATACAAAGCATTAGATTATCATTTCTCAGATAGCAGACCAGATATTTGCATTGAAATAAATAATGCCTCACATAATGAACTCATTTTTGTAGAGTCTAAAATAGGTTCATCCGAAGGATATGACCAACTGAAAAGATATGCAGAGCAACTTGATCAACTTAATCACTTTGGAAAAAAGAAACTGGTGTATATCACTCGCGATCATGAGAACAAGGATGAAAACAAAATATTTGCCGGATGCAATAACGAAGATGAACTATATTTTATTCAAATAAGATGGTATGAAATATACAATTTTTTGTCCACATATTACAAACAAACTGATAGTGAAGACATATTAATAAGAGAAACATTAAATTTTATGGAAGAACATAATATGGCAACTAATAACTGTTTTAATACGATTGATATTTTGGCACTAACTAACTTCAGAAAAGTTCAACAAATGATGGATGAGACGATCTACGGAATTGTCTCCGATAAATTCGAAACAGAGATAGGGAAAGTGTCACAAAGGGCATCCTGTTTGACACAACTAAGAGATTTTAATCGGTATGTTTGCGTCCGCTATAATCAGAATTATAGATTTAATGTTCTCCTTGGATATTGGATTGATACCAAGAATATAACTTCATATCCAAGCTATGGAATTTGTTTAGAAGTTTCACCTACATGCGAACAGAGAAAAGAGATAATTGAGTTCATGAACGAACTTGCCGGTCAATCAGATGGATGGGAAACAGTTAATCATAACTCAAGTAAATCCTGGGCAAGAGTTATGAAACTTTCAAAAATTGATACGATTCTCGGCCTTGAGAACCATATCCAATTAATACAAAATAATTACATTGATCTATTAAATGAAGTCACGAGCTTTAAAGAAACATATCCAGACTTACCGTGGGAATAAATTAAAAAAATTGATCGCATACTTCATCAAAAATGAAGTAACGACCAAAGGTCAACATTCTTTTTTTTCTTTGCCTTTATCATCAACAGAAACGCCCCTGTTAACAGGCGGTTTATCGAATTTTCCATAACCACGGTGCTTCTTACAGCCGGGAGCTTTTGACTGCTCCATCATAAGTTCATCCAGATCGTCATCAGAAAGTTCTTCATGTTCTTTTTCTGCCATCATCTCACCTTGATGAAAGGATCGTTCGCAATGAATTCAACATCGATCTTTAATAAGTCCTTCAAACGTTCACAGAGAGTTTCCATTGCAGGGTTCTCTGTTGCATAATGGGTCGCATCTACCAGTAGCAGGTCATCATAGCTGCGGAGAACATCGTGTTTCAGTTCAGCAGAAACATAAGCATCCACATCGTTGTCCCTTGCGATATCGAGATAGTCGTCCTTGAAACCACTGCCACCAAAGACCATTACTTTTTTAATGGTATCCTTTTCCCCAACATACTGAAGATGAGTGTTCAGACTTTTTGCCACATGATCGATGAACACATCCAGAGGGCATTCATCAATAGTACCTATCCGCCCCATACCTACCTCGTATACGTCGTTAAGACCCAGACGTTGAGCGAGCACATCGTTCACACCACCCTTTGCACTGTCATAGTTCGTATGCATCGAATAAAGGGATATTTCATTGTCAAATGCAATTTTCAGCAAGCCTGCAAGCTCTTTTGAGATAAGGTTCACAGAATGGAATATCAATGTGTGATGAGTGATGAGCATGTCTGCGCCTATCTGTGCTGCACGTTCCAGGACATATTCGGTAGGGTCAAGTGCAACTGCTATTCTTTTGATATCGTTGTCAAGGTCAAGTGTGAGACCTATACGATCAATATCGAAATCCTCTGCAAGTTCAGGAGGGGCGATCTCCTCAAGTGTTTCGACTACTTTTGATAGCTCCATGTTATATCAATAAAATTCTTGGAAATATCAAGTTATCGGAAAAACAAGAGTAAGTAAGATTAAAATATGTTAATTTTAAAATGATAAAACAATAAGATCCTGATCAAATCGATACATTTATAACCGTTATGTTCATTCATACATAACGCTTGCTTAGACTATGTTAAATTCGAATGTATGACCGCTAAAGGATGTAAACCGGCACATTTGGATAGCTGAATTCCACTAAGCTTTCCATTAGTAATGCCACTTGCCCGTTCATCTACTCCGTTAGAACAGCAGCAGTTATTGACCACAGTGGTCATACGATCGTATTTTTAACAGACATAATGTTAAATCTAAATTATGAAACAAAGGTGAAACCATGATCGAAGAATTCGAACATTACCTGCTTGAGGATTGCCCCTACGGAGATGAGACCACAGAACTGCTCGGTATCGAAGGAGAAGGAAGTCTCACAATAAGATCAAGAGACCCTGGTATTGCCTCCTGTGCAGATGATCTGGCAGAATTTTATGAGAAGAAAGGCTTGAAAGTGAACATGCATCTCGAAAACGGTAAAGAGTTTACAGAAAATGCCATTCTTTTTGAAGCCGAAGGCGACCTACGTAAACTTTTCAAGCTCTGGCGAATCTCACAGACCTTCCTCTCAATGACCTGTGCCATTGCAACAAAGACCCGAAAGATGGTCGATAAAGCAAGAGAAGTAAATCCCGATATCATGATAGCTACAAGCCGAAAAACCCACCCGGGTTTCCGAAAATACGAATTGCGATCCGTACATGCCGGCGGTGGTGACCACCATCGAAACTCCCTTAGCGACTCTATTCTGATAACACAAAATCATTTCAACGTAGTAGGTTCCTTCGATAAATTAAGAGCCATGAGAAAAATAGAGATAGAACCACGCACCAAAGAAGAAGTCTTTCAATACGCTCCCATAGCCGACATCCTATTACTCGACCACTACACCCCCGAAGAACTAAAAGAGGTCGCTCCAAAACTTAGACAAATCAATCCAAAGCTCGAACTTGCTGTAGGCGGTATTTCATTCGAAAACATCCCAAAATATGCAGCTTCAGTTGATTTTGTCGTTACAACGGCACCATTTTATGCAGAGCCTTTTGACCTTACAACTAATATAGAAAGGTTGTGAACGACGGATTTCCAAATCCCTAGGGAGTAAAGGAAATCTTTTTTTATTTTCGTCTTCGGTTGATACCCCGATAGCTCTTTATTTATCTTTCATGAATACTAATAAAATCAATTTACCACTTTTTATTGTTTAGAATAAATTTCCTCTAGAGTTACCCCTATTTTCATCTATACATCAAATTGTCTAATAACTACATAATTGTTGAATTTGAGTTATTCATTCCCATAATGTAGGCCAGGCAATTCTTTTCAAAAAGTTCATAATATCATGAAAATGCTTTTCGAAGAATTCAGACTGGTCATAGCTGAATTACGACTTCACATAAACATCCCTAAGGCTATGGAGAAGTTTGTGGAACTCTTCGTGTTTGCCTTCACCTATTTTCTCGATCTCAACGATCTCAAATGATTTCAACAGATCTACCTGAATCTCCTGAGCAAGATGTTCATCTGCCATGGGGAAAAGGTTATTTTCCTCTTTGTTGATGTGCTGGGTCAAAAGTTCAATATAATCCCTTGAACTCCGGACTATTGTTGATAGAGCTTCAGAGTCCATATTTCCGGAAACCGCTTCACTTATCATTCTGACATTTCGCCTTCCATGTTCATGTTCTTCCAGAAGGGAATCTATCATGTCTTCTGACCCAGGAATCTCTGCCTTTTTCATTGCAGGGAAAAGATATTCCTCTTCCTTTGTGTGGTGGCACTTGTCAACAAATACTTTCAAGAATTCAACGACGTTCCCGAGATGCTCATGTTTCACCTCTTTTCCGGACTCGAGATCTGTGCAGATTCCATCCAATATCTTCAGCATCAATGTGACAGCATGGTGCTCTTCTTTTAAATCATCAGTTGGTTTCATCTTATTCTCCTCTTATCTTTTTAGCAAGCTCTACATCCAGTTCCCTTACTTTATTGAGATCATTCTCTCTGCAAGACCTTTTTACGTCAACTGAACCCCGAACCCCTATTAATTATTGATAATACTTTTACTTACCATTTTTGCCATATGCATTCTGCCAGCAAAATAAGTAAATAATAAGTGATCATGCAATTATTGTAAGACAATTGGGGGTATTAAATGTCTAAACATGAAGAACTTGAACACAAAGAATTACTGGACAGTATGAGCGATAAACTTGGTTTCACTCCTCGCATCCTTGAAACCGTTGGGGACCTTGACCCGGATTTTTTAAAAAAATACAACCGTTGCAACCATAAGCTGTTGTCAGATGGTACTCTGCCAGCAAAAATGAAAATACTGATGGCTCTGGCAGTAGTTGCATCAAAACAGTGCGATAGGTGCACTGTTGTTCAAATGCAGAGTGCGCTCAAGAACGGTGCTACCAAGGAAGAGATCATGGAAACCATGGAAGTCATATACATCACATCTGGAGCTCCAGCTGTCGCATCCTGCAGGGAAGCTTTGAAACAGTTAAAATGACGACATGATGTTTTTTAGATAAACATCTGGGGGTAAAATGTGCCACTACATTGTGGTACACGAGATGGGCCTGTAATAAAATCTGCAAAAGATGCTTTTTACAGGTTTTCTTTTTACAAGTGTAGTTTCTATCCTAACGGATACAATACACTACTTGAGTGATATTTTCGGTCTGGTCTTTGGTTGTGGGTTTGATCGCTTCACACAAAAAACCAGACAAAATATGGAATGAGGTGTGACAATTGGAATATGAGAATGACTATCGCATGATCATTGAAAGTTCACCATTGGGCATCATTTACTTCGATGAGACTGGGATGATCACCTTCTGCAATGAAAAACTCACCAGTATTCTCAATATGCAGAAAATGGACATTTTCGGCTTGAACATGGCCGATATTTTCACAGATGAAGGCATGCAAAATATTATCGGAAAGACTTTTTTGGGAGAGTCTGCACATTATCAGGTTAATTTCCATCCCCCTGGAAAGGATGATGCAATAGAGATAGAGATATACTGCAGTCCTGGCATCTCAGGCCAGGGTTCACCTCATGGAACTGTTTGTATCCTGGAAGATGTCACTTCAAGAATAGAACTGGAAAATGCTCTGAAGCTTGACGAGTATCGTCTTGAAGCACTACTGGAGCTTGAACAAATGGCAGACGCTCCAATGCAGCAGATAGCTGATTTTGTGCATGAACAAGCCGTCAGGCTTACACAGAGCACGATCGGTTACATTGCATTTCTCAGCGAGGATGAGAGCCTCCTCACAATGCACACATGGTCCAACAGTGTGATGCAGAAATGTACTATCCCGGATAAGAAATTCGTATATCCTGTGAAAAATATCGGACTCTGGGGAGAGCCTATACGACAAAGGAAGCCAATTATAGTCAATGATTACCTTGCTCCCGACCCCCTCAAGAAAGGATTTCCACCCGGTCATGTGGAGATGTTTAACTACCTGACCATACCTGTGTTCGAAGGGGAAAGAATAGTTGCCACCGCAGGGGTAGGTAACAAAGATGAGGATTATGATAGATCAGACGTGCGACAGCTAACGTTGCTGATGCAAGGATTATGGAATCTCATGCAACGCAGAGAAGGTATCGAAAAACTCAGGGAACATACAGAGCAGTTAAAAGAGTCTAATGAGATGAAAGACCTTTTTACAGATATTTTGCGCCATGATCTACTCAATCCTGCAGGAGTCGTCAAAGGATATACCGACATCCTGCTTGAAAGTGAGGAAGATGAGGAAAAAATGAAGATCCTGCAGACCATCGACAGGAACAACGAAAAACTTATCGAGATGATCAGGAGTGCAGCCAGCTTTGCAAAACTGGACACCATTGAGAATATCGAGTTCAAGGACATGGATATTGCCCTGATGCTAAGGATGATCGTGGAAAGTCTCAAACTACAGATCGATGAAAGGGAAATGGACATCGAAGTAATGCCTGATGGTGCATATATGGCAAAGGTAAATCCCATGATAGAAGAGGTCTTTGTCAATTTCCTATCAAACGCCATAAAATATAGTCCCGAAAAAGAAAGAGTGATCATAGATATACTGGATTCCGATGACGAGTGGAAAGTAACTGTCACAGACTTTGGCTCTGGTATTGCAGATGAGGACAAGCCAAAGTTGTTCGAGCGTTTCAAGCGAGTGGACAAAAGTGGTGTCAAGGGTACAGGGCTCGGGCTTGCTATAGCAAAGAAGATAACCGAGCTGCACGGCGGACACATTGGAGTGGAAAACAATCCTGATGCAAAAGGCAGTGTTTTCTGGGTAACGATAAAGAAGGCATAAGACTCATTTATTCAGATAAAATATAAAGAAATGTATATGGCCTGCATAGAGAAAACTGGGAACTTTGTAGAGGTTCTTAATTCGTAACACATGCGTTAGGGACCTACTTTAAGACCATTTGCAGCTACTGCGAAAAGACACTCTTCCCGAACCCAAAGAAGTACGAATATCTTCAGTACATCGTAGATAATAAAATTCAGGCTTTTTGCAAGACCTGTGGTGGCTTCGATCCCAAGTAGATCGTAGGTGACCTTATCTGCTATCCACTGCATGGGATAGAACACGTCAACCATTGTCATTTCCTCCAGAGTAGATTGACAGGGAACAGCATCTTTGAATTATAAGATCGGATTGCATCTGTCATGTATCTTATAACATCACTTTTCAGTGGATGCATTATATTTTAACATTCTTTTCGTTTTCACAGAGAGCGAACAGAAAAGCTTGACACACTTTTCCAGACTCTCTGAGATCACCGAATCCTCGACATCCAGATTTCTTGTCTTCTTCACACCAAGTTCAGTGACAACTATATCATCCGGTGATCTATTTTTTAACATTGTCCACACTGGGAACTCTGCCGGCGATCATTGCCTCGCCGTCAATGACAAGCCCGGGAGTTATCATTACTCCATAGGAAAGAATGGTCTCATAATCTTCAACCTTGACAACCTCCGCCTGGAGCCCGCTTTCCTGAAGAGCTTTTTCAACTATCTCTTTTGCCTTAATACACTTTGCACATCCCGTACCGAGTATTTCTATTTTCATACGATCACATCCTGTCTTTATCATACAACGATCTTTGTCACTTGAGCAGCTTCAAGGGATTTCAAATAATATTGAAACTTTCTATTTCAAATAATGTCGAAATTTATATTTATAGAGATTAGTTTCAAATTAAGTTGAAATGGAGTATAAGCATCATACTGGTAAAGTATTCTAGATAATCTCGGTTACAACTCTCTGAAATAGAATATCTCATCAATTGGAAACCATTTATTTCAATTATGGCAGAAATGTACAAGCAAAACAGAGTAAGGTGGCAGACCAAACCTTGATGAGATCGTCATGTTCAAGATGTTAGTATTGCAACAATTTATGGTTTATCTGGCCCCACTAACTTGAAAAGAAAGCTCTTGACAGAATTTGCTTTAGGAAATTCTTAGGTCATGGGGTCAATATGCGTGTTGATAGAATAAACTATAAATGAAGGATGGCAGATTCGCTGCTTCCAGCATGCTTATTTAGTCATATTTTGACTATATATCCCAAAGTTCGAACACTTAAGGTCAAT includes:
- a CDS encoding hemerythrin domain-containing protein: MKPTDDLKEEHHAVTLMLKILDGICTDLESGKEVKHEHLGNVVEFLKVFVDKCHHTKEEEYLFPAMKKAEIPGSEDMIDSLLEEHEHGRRNVRMISEAVSGNMDSEALSTIVRSSRDYIELLTQHINKEENNLFPMADEHLAQEIQVDLLKSFEIVEIEKIGEGKHEEFHKLLHSLRDVYVKS
- a CDS encoding type II/IV secretion system ATPase subunit, translating into MYSICIIMKTYYGEVPLFWSIKNIDHKRFGRMIESSDNEFDAKKDEKVSAENIVMNAIDGMDDGLPLDKSSEVGTSEPPEDILSNIVEIVEADSQTELLSQEELESDIGELLNFKKKNIDKSTNLSGEISSAWEKTLKEIVSEHPIPEVLPLEIKPESFIQKFLNMVRAKSFEMDDYDIAIHGPLVEITLPEDSVYDEIEFYNVNPPYSYIRVVYNPEIHEYLYQVLEPELSEEETKLFKMVKERLGEVMDTHLKSMNRIDSEEYLRSNVNSFLHDYRIRITTITREKISYFIIRDYLGYGEVDAIMRDLEIEDISGDGPNTPVYVYHKKYESIPSNVIFDEEDGLNALIIRLAQICGKHISIANPLLDATLPDGSRIQMTLGREITTRGSTFTIRRFNENPITPSDLLSYHTFSNAMLAYLWLAVDSSRSLIFAGGTASGKTTAMNAVSTFIQPEMKIVSIEDTRELNLAHPNWIPGVTREAFGGENKGSIEMYELLKAALRQRPEFILVGEVRGAEAYVLFQAMSTGHTTFSTMHADSVQSIVHRLENPPINVPRIMIQALDIVAIQAQVKVGDERVRRCKSLTEIIGVDPRTGELLTNEVFVWNASKDLFQYSGRSYILDDLMDSRGWDDVKVKEELQERQDVIEWARLKNITYFRDFSKIVVAHKREPETLMKLVRQDLNG
- a CDS encoding GAF domain-containing protein, with protein sequence MEYENDYRMIIESSPLGIIYFDETGMITFCNEKLTSILNMQKMDIFGLNMADIFTDEGMQNIIGKTFLGESAHYQVNFHPPGKDDAIEIEIYCSPGISGQGSPHGTVCILEDVTSRIELENALKLDEYRLEALLELEQMADAPMQQIADFVHEQAVRLTQSTIGYIAFLSEDESLLTMHTWSNSVMQKCTIPDKKFVYPVKNIGLWGEPIRQRKPIIVNDYLAPDPLKKGFPPGHVEMFNYLTIPVFEGERIVATAGVGNKDEDYDRSDVRQLTLLMQGLWNLMQRREGIEKLREHTEQLKESNEMKDLFTDILRHDLLNPAGVVKGYTDILLESEEDEEKMKILQTIDRNNEKLIEMIRSAASFAKLDTIENIEFKDMDIALMLRMIVESLKLQIDEREMDIEVMPDGAYMAKVNPMIEEVFVNFLSNAIKYSPEKERVIIDILDSDDEWKVTVTDFGSGIADEDKPKLFERFKRVDKSGVKGTGLGLAIAKKITELHGGHIGVENNPDAKGSVFWVTIKKA
- a CDS encoding tRNA (cytidine(56)-2'-O)-methyltransferase; translation: MQKIVILRLGHRPERDKRITTHVGLTARALGAEGMLLASNDKGIKNAIEDVAERWGGDFYVENDVNWKSEIEKWKEEGGKVCHLSMYGINLPDAAGEIKLCDKLMIVVGAEKVPTEIYDLADWNVAIGNQPHSEVAAVALTMDRIAQEEPLKREFGYAELTIVPMERGKRVINNVKEE
- a CDS encoding nicotinate-nucleotide pyrophosphorylase; its protein translation is MIEEFEHYLLEDCPYGDETTELLGIEGEGSLTIRSRDPGIASCADDLAEFYEKKGLKVNMHLENGKEFTENAILFEAEGDLRKLFKLWRISQTFLSMTCAIATKTRKMVDKAREVNPDIMIATSRKTHPGFRKYELRSVHAGGGDHHRNSLSDSILITQNHFNVVGSFDKLRAMRKIEIEPRTKEEVFQYAPIADILLLDHYTPEELKEVAPKLRQINPKLELAVGGISFENIPKYAASVDFVVTTAPFYAEPFDLTTNIERL
- a CDS encoding Nif3-like dinuclear metal center hexameric protein; translated protein: MELSKVVETLEEIAPPELAEDFDIDRIGLTLDLDNDIKRIAVALDPTEYVLERAAQIGADMLITHHTLIFHSVNLISKELAGLLKIAFDNEISLYSMHTNYDSAKGGVNDVLAQRLGLNDVYEVGMGRIGTIDECPLDVFIDHVAKSLNTHLQYVGEKDTIKKVMVFGGSGFKDDYLDIARDNDVDAYVSAELKHDVLRSYDDLLLVDATHYATENPAMETLCERLKDLLKIDVEFIANDPFIKVR
- a CDS encoding carboxymuconolactone decarboxylase family protein, encoding MSKHEELEHKELLDSMSDKLGFTPRILETVGDLDPDFLKKYNRCNHKLLSDGTLPAKMKILMALAVVASKQCDRCTVVQMQSALKNGATKEEIMETMEVIYITSGAPAVASCREALKQLK
- a CDS encoding AMP phosphorylase, with the translated sequence MQLKVQPIDVKVGKYKVILNTIDAKELGVHEGDRVRIKNHVTLTAIVDFTEDMISPGMIGLYHEVKEALSKEWTETVEVFPAEKPKSTYIIRKTMDGQKLTKEEIDILVKDIVEENLAEIEIAAFLTATYINDMTDDETEWLTRAMIDSGDKLEFDTHPIMDKHSIGGVPGNKISLLIVPIVAANGLLIPKTSSRAITGAGGTADLMEILAPVEFDAAEIKRMTEEVGGVLVWGGATNIAPADDKLIKVEYPLSIDPHCQMLASIMAKKGAIGADHVVMDIPTGPGTKIKNVQEGRKLARDLINLGDRLGMDVDCALTYGASPVGRTIGPALEVIEALKVLESFEGPNSLIEKSASLAGMLLEMGNVAGKDKGYDLAIETLKNGKALTKFKEIIKIQGGNPDVTHKDISVGEFTEDIIAPNNGYILEMDNKRLVQIARLAGAPNDKGAGILLHRKQGEPLKEGDPVMTIYAEKKSKLENAVKSAKERPPFIVEGMMLERIQSFKEI
- a CDS encoding PD-(D/E)XK nuclease family protein, with product MSIFDRLLQLNPNQIPLEDFFTEIFTFVLENEQSFFLSFLTHFKITEAIEPIATIWTQQTYKALDYHFSDSRPDICIEINNASHNELIFVESKIGSSEGYDQLKRYAEQLDQLNHFGKKKLVYITRDHENKDENKIFAGCNNEDELYFIQIRWYEIYNFLSTYYKQTDSEDILIRETLNFMEEHNMATNNCFNTIDILALTNFRKVQQMMDETIYGIVSDKFETEIGKVSQRASCLTQLRDFNRYVCVRYNQNYRFNVLLGYWIDTKNITSYPSYGICLEVSPTCEQRKEIIEFMNELAGQSDGWETVNHNSSKSWARVMKLSKIDTILGLENHIQLIQNNYIDLLNEVTSFKETYPDLPWE